A window of Selenomonadales bacterium genomic DNA:
GCAGGCGTATTCCTGCTTGTCAAACTCAACTACTGGAACAACGATTTTTACAACGCGCTCCAAAATCGCGACTTCGATGCGTTTACACGGCTCATCGGCGATTTCAGCTTGCTGGCATTTTTCTACATCTTGTCTGCCGTCTACGCGCTCTATCTTCGGCAGATGCTCGAGATCAAATGGCGTCGATGGATGACGAGGCAGTATCTTGAACGATGGCTCGATAACAGGATGTACTACCGATTGCAGCTGGCGGGCGGGACAGACAACCCCGACCAGCGTATCAGCGAGGATCTCAGGCTTTTCGTGCAGCTGACGCTCGCACTTTCTATCGGCTTTATGAAAGCCGTCGTCACGCTCGTGTCGTTCATCTTCATCTTGTGGCAGCTGTCGGGTACGTTTACCGTGCCCGTGCTCGATATCACGATACCGGGCTACATGGTCTTTATCGCGCTTCTCTACGCCGCTGTCGGTACATATCTCACGCAGAAGATCGGCCGTCCGCTTATCAAGCAGAACTTCGATCAACAGCGATACGAAGCAGATTTCCGTTATAGTCTGGTACGCCTTCGCGAAAATTGCGAATCTGTCGCATTCTATCGCGGTGAAGTGCCCGAAGGCGAAGTCTTCCGTACGCGCTTTACGAACGTCGTTGATAACTTCTGGAAGATCATGAAACGGCAGAAGAAGCTGACGTGGTTCACATCGGGCTATGCACAGATCGCTGTCATCTTCCCGATCATCATCGCGGCACCGCGCTATTTCAGCGGACAGATGCAGCTCGGCGGACTTCTTCAGACAGTCAACGCCTTCGGCAAAGTACAGGACGCGCTGTCGTTCTTTATCGACAACTATACGGCGTTCGCCGAATGGCGTGCCGTGATCGCCCGTCTGGAAGGATTTGCCGGACATATGGACGAACTGGAAACGGCGCGCGATGACAAGACGATGGTCGACGGTGAGGAGATCGCGACCGACAAGCTGACCGTTGCGCTCCCGACAGGCGAGGTGCTGGTGGATGACCTCACCGTTCGTTTCGGAGAGGGCGAAGCAGTACTTATCACAGGCGCGAGCGGTGCCGGCAAAAGCACGCTCCTTCGCACGCTCGCAGGTATCTGGCCGTACGGCAGCGGAACGGTCGTTCGTCCGAAGGAGGCAGTCATGTTCCTTCCGCAAAAACCGTACCTTCCGCTCGGTACGCTCCGTCAGGCACTCATCTATCCCAAAGCGAGGACGGCCAAGACCGACCGTGAGCTTGTCGATATCCTGACGAGTTGTCGACTGCCCGAGCTGACAACGCGCCTTGATGATTTCGCCGACTGGACGCAGATGCTCTCGCTCGGCGAGCAACAGCGCATCGCGTTTGCGCGTGTCCTCGTCGCTCGGCCGCGTTACCTCTTCCTCGACGAAGCAACGGCGGCACTTGATGAAGATACGGAACAGCATCTTTATTCACTCGTAAAAAAACATCTGCCCGATACGACCATCATCAGTGTCGGACACCGCTCTACGCTCAATGCGTTCCACGACAAGAACCTTCACTTGGCGGGCGGTTCGTGGCAGATGAGAGATATCAAACAGTAGGAGGGCAGTTATGGAAGACAAAGTAAAACGACTGACAGACTATCTCGCATCGCTCGGCTCTGCCGTCATCGCGTTCAGCGGTGGGGTAGACAGCACGCTTCTGGCACTTGCCGCCGTCCGTGCGCTCGGTGATAAAGCAGTCGCCGTAACTGCTGTCAGTCCGACGCTTACTGCAGAGGAGAAGGCGGCCTCTACCGCGCTTGCCGAGCGTATCGGTATCAAGCATATCTTTTTGGACAGCCAAGAGATGCTGGATGTGGATTTTGTTCGTAACGATGCGAAAAAGTGCTACTACTGTAAGCGCGTTCGTATGCGCCAGATCTGCGACTGGGCAAAAGACCACGGCTATGCGTGCGTTGCAGAAGGCTCGAATACAGACGATGCGAAGGACTACCGTCCCGGTACGCAAGCACTTGCCGAGCTTCCTATGATCGTCAGCCCGTTCATCAAAGCAGGTTTCGGTAAGGCAGATATCCGTGCGCTGTCGCGTGCATGGCAGCTTCCGACATGGAATAAGGAGAGCGCAGCGTGTCTTGCCTCGCGCATCGCTTACGGCATGACCATCACCGAACAGCGGCTCAAAGAGGTCGAAGAAGGCGAGAAGATCGTGCGCGAATATGCGCTCGGGCAGGTGCGTGTCCGCCATCACGGTGAAGTCGCGCGTATCGAGGTGGAAGAAGAGATGATCCCCGTATTGATGCGCTCCGAGATAAGGAGAGCCATCACCGCGCGTATGAAAGAAGTCGGATTCCGCTACGTCACGCTTGACATGGCCGGCTATCGTATGGGAAGTCTGAACGAAAGTCTTGATAAGAAGTGATTTTTCACCGACAAAAAAAGGAATTTATCGAAAAAAGTCGAAACCTCTTAAAAGCTGTGTACAGCTTTTGGGAGGTTTTTTCTGTGAATATGAACCGTGTTTCGGACGTACTTAACACTGTCTGGAAACGTATCTACGATAACTTATTTCAAGATGTGAAACTGCTTCTCTACTTGATGGTGCTCATCGCGGTCTATCGCATCGCGTTTATCATCATCATGGAAGCATACTGGGAAGATACCACGACGTGGGCAGATGTCTGGACGGCATTTGCCAAAGGGTGGCTTCTCAGCTATCAGACGACAGGGTATCTGGCAGGTATCTCGTTCATCGCATGCACGGCATTGTCACTCGTCTGGGAGAAGGGCGCCAATAGGCTCCGTATGGTCATCGGCTCTGTCTATGCCGTCCTGCTCAGCGTGTTGTTCGTAGCACGTATGCCGTACTATGCGCAGTTTAAGATGGGATTCAATCAGCTCATCTTCAACACGCTTCGCGACGATACGAGCGCGCTCACTGCGACGATCCACGAGCAATATAACCTCGTCCTTCTCGTCGGAGCGGCCATCGTCCTGTCGTATATCGCCATCGTATGCCTTATCAAACTGTTGAAGAAAAAAGTCATACCGCTCCCCGATATGGGAAGCCGCATCGGCAATTTCAGTGCAAAAGTCGCCATCATTGCGCTTATCTACCACATCTCCGTATTCTGCGGAAACTGCGGCGGTATGTCGTATCTCGATTATTTCAACTGGGAAAACGCAGGCATCACGAACGACCAGCTATTGAACGAAGCCATCCTAGACGACGGACAGGCACTCTACCGTGCGTACGTCTGTCAGGAGCGTCTTGAATGGTCGAGCGGTATGAATATCAGCGAAGACGAGCTTCGCGCGCATGCACGCTCCTTGTCGGACGGCACGGTCGCTGACCCGCGCCATCTCGATGACTGCCTTGTTAAGACAGCATCGGGCGCAGCAAGACCGAAGCACGTTATCCTTATCATCGCCGAGAGCTACGCCAACTGGCCGCTCGAACAGCAGTATAAGGATCTTCACATCGGCGACGGCATGAAATCGATCATCGCACAGCCGAATACGGCGTATCTCGACCGTATGCTCCCGAACGGCTACTGCACCATCGCAGGCATCATGGGCTGTCTGACAGGATTCAGCGATGTCAACCTCTACATGAACTACCTTCCGCAGACGTATAAGGAAGTCTACTCGACCTCCATCGCACCGCAGATGGCTCGGCTCGGCTATCGTCCCGTATTCTTCTACGGCGGACCGCCCAGCTGGGAAGCCGTCCGCGACTTCACCCTCTCGCAAGGGTATGAGAAATTTTACGGACAGAGCGACTACGGCAACGTAACGGGCAACGTATGGGGCTGTGACGACAAGCACCTCTTTGCCGAAGTGCTCCGCGCCCTTGAAAAAGAAGAATCGGGCTTCTACACCGTCATGACGACATCGAACCACTCGCCGTTCTCCGTCTGGCTTGACGGTGAAGGCTATCCCGAAGACGTCGTACACAAGAACCTCACCGACAAACAGAAAGATGACTGGACGCTCACCAAGAGCCTCGGTCACTACTGGTACGCCGACAAATATATGGCACAGTTCATCAAAGATGTACAAAAACGATTCCCCGACACGCTCATTATGGTCGTCGGTGACCATGCCGACCGTATGAACTTAGAGGCCACACCGCGACTCTACCAGAGATATGCCGTACCGCTCATCGTCACGGGCAAAGGCGTCACGAAGAACCTCTTCCCGAAAGATGCCGCCGGCAGTCATATCAATATCCTGCCGACACTCATCGAGCTGTGCGCACCGAAAGGGTTTGAATATACCTCCGTCGGCACGAGCCTGACGAAAGGCGTGAAGATCGGATACAGCTACGGCTATTGGATAACGGCTGAGGAGATGGGATACACCGACCGCGCAGACGGACGTGAAGCCATCGACCCGACGCGCGCCGTCAAGAAGAGCATCCCGTGGAAAACGATCGAGAGCGAGATCGTTCGCGGCCGCTCCGTATCGTGGTGGCGCATCGAAAAAGGCAATACCGAATTTACTGCAGCACAATAACCAAGCGACAAGCAGTCTGCCTACTACGGCAGGCTGTTTTTTGTATGGCAGAGGGCGGACGTTCCTGCAAAAATGGGGTAGCATAATAGGCGATTTGTTGATATAATTAAACGATAACAAATAAATCTGAACGATGTTGAGATAAAAAGAGGTGCCAAAGATGTTAGACCATAGATTCGTTATCGTAACAGGCTTATCCGGCGGCGGCAAAACGCAGGTCAGCCGAGTGCTGGAGGACTTGGGATATTTTTGCGTAGACAACTTACCGCCACTTTTCATACCGAAGTTTGCCGAGCTCGTGCGCGACAATGAGCAGATCAAAAAAGTCGCCCTCGTCGTCGATATGCGCAGTCGCGAATTTTTCGACGACCTGATGAACGTGCTCGAATCGATGGAATCGGCAGGACAGGGCTATGAGCTTTTGTTTCTCGAAGCATCGGACGAAACGATCATTCGCCGCTATAAAGAAACGCGCCGCAGTCATCCGCTCGCACCGAACGGCCGATTGATCGACGGTATCCACAAAGAACGCGCTCGTCTTGACGGCGTGCGCGGTCGTGCAACGCATATCATCGACACGACGAGCATGAAAAAGGAAGAGCTCAAAAAACGCATCCTCGGGCTCTACGGCGGTTCGGATAAGGTTTCCGAACGCATGGCGATCACCGTATTGTCGTTTGGCTTCAAGTACGGTATGCCGCTCGATGCCGACCTCGTATTCGACGTACGTTTCTTGCCGAATCCGTTCTATGTCGAAGCGCTCCGCAAAAAAAGCGGTACGGTTCCTGCGACGGCAGAATATATCTGGAAATGGCCCATTACCCAGCAGTTCGTTGAAAAACTCAACGGTCTGTTGGAATTCCTCGTGCCGAACTATATCAAAGAAGGCAAAAGCCAGCTCGTCATCGCCATCGGCTGTACGGGTGGTATGCACCGCTCCGTATTCATTGCGGACAGAGTCGGCCGCAGCTTAAAAGAACTCGGCTACAACGTCACCATTACGCATCGTAACGTACGCAACAACGATGTCGAAGAACATATCGAATAATCATGTCGAGGTGAGAACATGGGATTCTTAAAATGGCTCTACCCGGGCATGAAATTCAAACGCTGGCTCCTTTTGTTCGCATTCGGCGTGCTGGCACTTTGTACGGGTATCACCATCTTATTCAACTATAAATATATCGGGAATCTGGAGGAGGTCATCTTCCGTACCGTATACCTCTGGACAGGAAGCTATGACTACATGGTCAACATGGCATTCGGTACCGCGACGGCAGGTGCAGGCCTTATCCTGATGCTCACAGCTGTTCGGCAGATGATACGCTCCATCATCGGCGTCCTTCTGCCCGACGGGTCGGAAAAGCTCGTCGACCTCATCTTTGCCGAGCGTAAGCTCAGCCGCGGTCCTGCCGTTGCCGTTATCGGAGGCGGTACAGGGCTGTCGGTGCTGTTGCGCGGCATCAAGACCGTGACGAAAAACGTCACTGCGATCGTCACCGTAGCGGACGACGGCGGTTCTTCGGGCAGACTCCGTGAAGACCTCGGCATCTTACCGCCGGGCGATCTTCGCAACTGCCTCGTTGCACTCGCAGAAACAGAACCTCTGATGGAAAAACTGTTCCAGCACCGTTTCGGCGGCAGAGGCGACCTCGCAGGTCACAGCTTCGGCAACCTTTTTATTGCCGCGATGACCGAAACGGTCGGCGGTAATATGGAAGAAGCACTCAAAGCATCGAAAAAGATCCTCGCCGTTCGCGGACAGGTACTTCCTGCCACGATCAGCGAAGTCAAGCTCATGGCGCGCCTTGCCGACGGCCGCATCATCGAAGGCGAATCGCGTATTCCGCTTTCGGGCTCGCCCATCGACCGCGTATACTTAGAGCCTGCCGATGCCAAGCCTGTGCAGAGTGCGCTCAGCGCTATCGCAGATGCGCAAGTCATCTTCCTCGGACCGGGCAGTCTTTATACGAGCGTCATGCCGAACCTCCTCATTGACGGCATGGCAGATGCGCTCCGCAAGTCGAGAGCGACCAAAGTCTACATCTGCAACGTCATGACCCAACCGGGCGAAACAGACGGATATTCCGTATCGGCACACGTCAAAGCCATCTTCGACCATGTCGGTGAAGGCATTGTCGACTACGTCATCGTCAACGGAAGCCGTATCTCCGACGAAGTATGCGAAGTCTACGCACGCGAAGGCGCACAGCCTGTCATCGTAGACAAAGATAAAACAGAACGGCTCGGTGTCAAAGTCATCGAAGCCGACCTCATCAGTCAGACCAACCTTGCGCGTCACGACCCGCAGAAGCTGTCGCAGACCATCATCTCGATGCTCTACGACTATCAGATACACCGTGACCAGCCGGGCGAGTGGGAACAGCTGATGAACCAGAATGAAGGAAAATAAAGAAAGCTAGAGGGAACGTATGGCATCTTACTCAAGTGAAGTTAAAAACGAACTGACGCGCGTCACAGGTGATGATTTTTGCTGTCAGGCGGCAGAACTCGCCGCGCTCTTCCGCATGGGCGGTGCCATGTCCATCGGCGGACAGATGCAGCTCGGTATCAACTTCGTTACCGAAAACGCGGCACTCGCGCGCAAAGTACTCAACTTAATCAAAGGGAAATTCGAGCTCAAGACAGAAGTCATGGTCTCGCGCTCCCGTCGCCTTAAAAAGAATAACCGCTACATGATAAAAGTCGTCCCCGCACCCGAAGTCGTCGACCTTTTGGCGGCACTCGGCATCATGCGTGCCGACGGCTGGAACGACGGTGATGATACGGCGATCTGCGAAGAGGACTGCTGTAAACGCGCATACCTTCGCGGTGCGTTTCTCGGCGGCGGCTCTGTCAACCGTCCCGAAGGCGAATACCATCTCGAAATGGTCACCGAAAATCGCCTCTTTGCATCTACCATCGTCACGATGATGGAAGGGTTCGGCTTCCCTGTAGGGCAGACCGAACGCAAAAAAGACTGTATGATCTATTTAAAAGACGGCGATGCCATCATGCGTTTTTTACGCCTCATCGGTGTCGAAGAAGCCATGCAGTCGTTCGAACAAGTGCGCCTCGTCAAAAGCGTGCGCAACAAAGTCAACCGTCTTGTCAACTGCGAAACAGCCAACCTCAACAAGACCGTCATGGCGGCATCCCGTCAAGTCGCGCATATCAAGCGCATCGACAAATATATCGGTCTTGAAAACATCGCGCCCAACCTTCGCGAAGCGGCGCGGCTCAGACTGGCTCATCCCGAAGCACCGCTGCAAGAACTCGTCGACATCATGGAAGGCAGAGTCAGCAAATCGGGCATGAACCATCGTCTGCGCAAGCTCGAAAAGCTTGCAGAAGAATTGCCGGGAGGCGATGTCAATTGAAACGAAAGCTAACACTCGCGGCGGGGCTTGTCCTCGCCCTTCTTATCCTTGCATGGGTCACCATGCCGCGCGGATACGTGCCCATCTTAGCGTATCACATGGTCAACGACATCCGCGTCGATAACGAATATTGTATGACGACGAGCCAGTTCGACGAACAGATGAAATACCTGTCGGAAGAAGGCTACACCGCTATCAGCCTGCGCGAATTTTTCGAAGCGCGCGGCGGTAAACGTACGCTCCCCGACAAACCCATCATCATCACCTTCGACGACGGCTACCAAGACAATCTTACCGAAGCACAACCCATCCTCGAAAAATACGGCATGAAAGGCACCGTATTCGTTGCCACAGGCCTTGTCGATACCGACTGGTACCTGTCGCCTGCCGAGATCAAAGAGCTTGCGGACCGCGGTATGGAGATCGGCTCGCATACCGTATCGCACGTTGCCATGACAGGCGATGTCGATATACACAAAGAGCTTGGCATCTCGCGTATGTGGCTCGAACAGACCACAGGCAAGCCGTGTATCTTCTTCGCGTATCCGTTCGGTGCGTATAACGAGCGTGTACAAAAAGACATTCAGGCGTACGGCTACTGGGGCTCTGTCACGGGCGACAGTGGATACAACAACTTCGACGTACCGCGCCATGAACTAAAGCGCGTCAACATGCCGAAGATCACGGGCGGACTTGATGAATTCAAAAACCGCCTGCGCTATGCGTATCTGCGCACGTGGCTCCGTCTGTAACAGACAAAAGAGGCAGAGTTCGGCGAGATTCGACCCCAAACGATTGATTTTATTTGCAATAAAAG
This region includes:
- a CDS encoding YvcK family protein, with the protein product MGFLKWLYPGMKFKRWLLLFAFGVLALCTGITILFNYKYIGNLEEVIFRTVYLWTGSYDYMVNMAFGTATAGAGLILMLTAVRQMIRSIIGVLLPDGSEKLVDLIFAERKLSRGPAVAVIGGGTGLSVLLRGIKTVTKNVTAIVTVADDGGSSGRLREDLGILPPGDLRNCLVALAETEPLMEKLFQHRFGGRGDLAGHSFGNLFIAAMTETVGGNMEEALKASKKILAVRGQVLPATISEVKLMARLADGRIIEGESRIPLSGSPIDRVYLEPADAKPVQSALSAIADAQVIFLGPGSLYTSVMPNLLIDGMADALRKSRATKVYICNVMTQPGETDGYSVSAHVKAIFDHVGEGIVDYVIVNGSRISDEVCEVYAREGAQPVIVDKDKTERLGVKVIEADLISQTNLARHDPQKLSQTIISMLYDYQIHRDQPGEWEQLMNQNEGK
- the whiA gene encoding DNA-binding protein WhiA, whose amino-acid sequence is MASYSSEVKNELTRVTGDDFCCQAAELAALFRMGGAMSIGGQMQLGINFVTENAALARKVLNLIKGKFELKTEVMVSRSRRLKKNNRYMIKVVPAPEVVDLLAALGIMRADGWNDGDDTAICEEDCCKRAYLRGAFLGGGSVNRPEGEYHLEMVTENRLFASTIVTMMEGFGFPVGQTERKKDCMIYLKDGDAIMRFLRLIGVEEAMQSFEQVRLVKSVRNKVNRLVNCETANLNKTVMAASRQVAHIKRIDKYIGLENIAPNLREAARLRLAHPEAPLQELVDIMEGRVSKSGMNHRLRKLEKLAEELPGGDVN
- the larE gene encoding ATP-dependent sacrificial sulfur transferase LarE, with the translated sequence MEDKVKRLTDYLASLGSAVIAFSGGVDSTLLALAAVRALGDKAVAVTAVSPTLTAEEKAASTALAERIGIKHIFLDSQEMLDVDFVRNDAKKCYYCKRVRMRQICDWAKDHGYACVAEGSNTDDAKDYRPGTQALAELPMIVSPFIKAGFGKADIRALSRAWQLPTWNKESAACLASRIAYGMTITEQRLKEVEEGEKIVREYALGQVRVRHHGEVARIEVEEEMIPVLMRSEIRRAITARMKEVGFRYVTLDMAGYRMGSLNESLDKK
- the rapZ gene encoding RNase adapter RapZ, with product MLDHRFVIVTGLSGGGKTQVSRVLEDLGYFCVDNLPPLFIPKFAELVRDNEQIKKVALVVDMRSREFFDDLMNVLESMESAGQGYELLFLEASDETIIRRYKETRRSHPLAPNGRLIDGIHKERARLDGVRGRATHIIDTTSMKKEELKKRILGLYGGSDKVSERMAITVLSFGFKYGMPLDADLVFDVRFLPNPFYVEALRKKSGTVPATAEYIWKWPITQQFVEKLNGLLEFLVPNYIKEGKSQLVIAIGCTGGMHRSVFIADRVGRSLKELGYNVTITHRNVRNNDVEEHIE
- a CDS encoding polysaccharide deacetylase family protein; amino-acid sequence: MKRKLTLAAGLVLALLILAWVTMPRGYVPILAYHMVNDIRVDNEYCMTTSQFDEQMKYLSEEGYTAISLREFFEARGGKRTLPDKPIIITFDDGYQDNLTEAQPILEKYGMKGTVFVATGLVDTDWYLSPAEIKELADRGMEIGSHTVSHVAMTGDVDIHKELGISRMWLEQTTGKPCIFFAYPFGAYNERVQKDIQAYGYWGSVTGDSGYNNFDVPRHELKRVNMPKITGGLDEFKNRLRYAYLRTWLRL
- a CDS encoding ABC transporter ATP-binding protein/permease, with product AGVFLLVKLNYWNNDFYNALQNRDFDAFTRLIGDFSLLAFFYILSAVYALYLRQMLEIKWRRWMTRQYLERWLDNRMYYRLQLAGGTDNPDQRISEDLRLFVQLTLALSIGFMKAVVTLVSFIFILWQLSGTFTVPVLDITIPGYMVFIALLYAAVGTYLTQKIGRPLIKQNFDQQRYEADFRYSLVRLRENCESVAFYRGEVPEGEVFRTRFTNVVDNFWKIMKRQKKLTWFTSGYAQIAVIFPIIIAAPRYFSGQMQLGGLLQTVNAFGKVQDALSFFIDNYTAFAEWRAVIARLEGFAGHMDELETARDDKTMVDGEEIATDKLTVALPTGEVLVDDLTVRFGEGEAVLITGASGAGKSTLLRTLAGIWPYGSGTVVRPKEAVMFLPQKPYLPLGTLRQALIYPKARTAKTDRELVDILTSCRLPELTTRLDDFADWTQMLSLGEQQRIAFARVLVARPRYLFLDEATAALDEDTEQHLYSLVKKHLPDTTIISVGHRSTLNAFHDKNLHLAGGSWQMRDIKQ
- a CDS encoding sulfatase-like hydrolase/transferase, yielding MNMNRVSDVLNTVWKRIYDNLFQDVKLLLYLMVLIAVYRIAFIIIMEAYWEDTTTWADVWTAFAKGWLLSYQTTGYLAGISFIACTALSLVWEKGANRLRMVIGSVYAVLLSVLFVARMPYYAQFKMGFNQLIFNTLRDDTSALTATIHEQYNLVLLVGAAIVLSYIAIVCLIKLLKKKVIPLPDMGSRIGNFSAKVAIIALIYHISVFCGNCGGMSYLDYFNWENAGITNDQLLNEAILDDGQALYRAYVCQERLEWSSGMNISEDELRAHARSLSDGTVADPRHLDDCLVKTASGAARPKHVILIIAESYANWPLEQQYKDLHIGDGMKSIIAQPNTAYLDRMLPNGYCTIAGIMGCLTGFSDVNLYMNYLPQTYKEVYSTSIAPQMARLGYRPVFFYGGPPSWEAVRDFTLSQGYEKFYGQSDYGNVTGNVWGCDDKHLFAEVLRALEKEESGFYTVMTTSNHSPFSVWLDGEGYPEDVVHKNLTDKQKDDWTLTKSLGHYWYADKYMAQFIKDVQKRFPDTLIMVVGDHADRMNLEATPRLYQRYAVPLIVTGKGVTKNLFPKDAAGSHINILPTLIELCAPKGFEYTSVGTSLTKGVKIGYSYGYWITAEEMGYTDRADGREAIDPTRAVKKSIPWKTIESEIVRGRSVSWWRIEKGNTEFTAAQ